TCATCGGAATAGAAAGCCGCGTTGCCGAGGGCCTTCGCTTTTACGGTTACGGAGCCTTGTCCATTAAGTGTCAGTTGGTTGCCGGACAATGTGGCCGGCCCATCGACTAACTCATATTCAATGGTTGTCCCCGACGCATCGGATGTCGCGTTGAGCGTAATCGGTGAAGAGGAAAGCTCTTGGTCAGAAATAGAGAAACTTAGTTTCTGTACGGACTTTCCGCCTATGATATTTTCCAGATAACGATAACGGTCCGATTCGGTCCATATTCCGTCGCCGCTTCCCGCACCTCTAAAGCCCGCAATCCGTGGATAAACGCCGTTGGCTCCGCTATCGCCTTCATAAAAAGTCGAGCTGAAATGGACCTTGCCTGATTTATCAATCCAAACTCTATGATACAAAATCATATAAGCCGCATTGGTATTGTATGGCGCTGGCGGAGCCAATAATTGACGTCCGTAGCCGGATGGCCAGTTAGTGCTGGAAGCGGGCAAACTTTTGTAATAAAGCCCCCGCTGAATTCCCAACGACGAGGCCCGCTGACGATAAGCCACATGCATGTTTCCGCTGTTGTCGATTACCGCCGTCTCGTAGCTAAAATCCTGGGCTCCCGTCGGGGTTACGGTTCCGTTGTAGGTCCATTCGCTGGTATTCGTCAGATCAAAAGCCGGATCGGTGACGGCGTGAACGCTACGGTAATATCTGTCGGAGTGGACGTGGTCTCCGGATATATAGCGCAAGCGGTTTGAAGTGTCTAAAATCAACTCGCCCTGCGAATGGCCGTCAATCGCGTCAAAGGGGAACTGAAGGGCCAGGAACTTTTCTTTGATAACGGGTGTCCCCGTAGAGTTAACCGGGCGGGTAATTTCCACAACATAACCTTGATTGGCGTTTCGGGTGTCGTTTTTTCCCTGATAGAAATTATTGGCCACTTTATCCTTGTCGAATCTAGTATAGGCCAGATAAGTCTTGTCGCCGATAGTGGCCATTACGCCGTTGCCTCCGGAATGTACGGTGGCGGCGCCAGCGGTTTCCGACAGGGTAAATGTGTTGAGGCTGATCGTACCGTCAGAATTGCGGTAAGGAATCGCCACGTCAATAACCGTGAGGCCTCCGACCGTCCAAGGGTACTTTTTCCAAGGGTCCCAGCCCAGATCAGCGAATGATTGGCCACCCCTGTTCAGGATTACGGCCGGTGTCTCGCCGTTTTTGAGGTTATGCCCCGTAAATTCCTCTACATGGGCTAGGTAATATCCGTTTAGCGGAATCACCTGAAAGTTTTCGCTATCAAGATCGTCAAGATAAAGCAGCGACCAGATTGTGCTTCCGTTTACCTTGTAATTCAAAGTTAGATAGAGGTGATTATCGGATGTGATACAAAGCCTCGGGTTAGCGTGCCCTATAGAAGGTGGCTCGGCTGTCGTCACTGTCGCTCCGGGGTGTTGGGCGCTAAGTTCGTCGAGATAATTGATGTTCTTCCAAAGGCCGTCGCGCAAGGTGCGGATATAACCGAACTCTTTGTTGGCGTTGAACCCGTAGGGGCGGTTCTGGCTGTCCCAAGCCAAGGCCGAAAAGTGGTAGAAATCGTGCCTTGAATAGACATTCGCCTCATTGCCGTTGGCTGGCATCTGAAACGGCGCTTGGTCTTGTGCGAAAGCTTGGCCCAATAGGGAAACCATCAGCACCATTAACAGTAATGGGGTAATTCTCTTTTTCATTGAATTTGGGTTTATGATTAATCCCCCATAACATCCAAGGAAGATGGAGGAGTGTGATACTATAGCGTTATTCCCTCCTCTCATTTCCGCACTGGGTATTTTGATTGGTATTTGGTCTTAGGTATTTGGTCTTAGGTAATCAGCGTCATACCTTTTACCCTATACCTGATACCTAAGACTCAATACCATATTTATCATCCAACTAAATTACGGGCGTTTGTCCCACCACAGCTTTGTGCTTCCCTTGTCGCCGGCGCCCATTTCCGGAAGGGCCAAGGCAGCGTTTAGGGCTCCGGTATTGAAATCGTATTCTGAAGAGGTGTAAGGGATTCTTCTTACGATTTGATCGGCGGGAACATCAGGATTCATGGAATAGATTCTCGGATAGAGTTTCGGATACCCCGTACGGCGAAGCTCCGCCCAAGCCTCCCAACTGTCGGGAAAGAGGGCCAGCCATTTTTGGGTCATGATCTGCTCCAGCTGGCGTGTTTTTTCAGCTCCGACCATAAAGGCGACAGGAATATCGGAAAGCGGAGCCGAAGCGTGACGGTCGCCGGGAGCGACAGGCTTCGCGGTGCTCTTCAGGTATTCGGAGATCTGGTCTTCGCCGATCTCCCATTCGAGCAGAGACGCCCTAACGCCATTGTTGTACAATTCCTCTACGGAACCTCCCATGGCCCAGCCTTCCAAAGCGCCCTCGGCTCTCAGAAGGTAAGCCTCCGCGGTACGCATTACCTGAATCGGGTTGGTATCCGGGCCGTTCGGCAACCACCTAGGGCCGATTGTAGAGCAAAGGTCGCCGAAATTGATATTGGTTTTGTCGGCTTCGGTCTCTCCGTTGCGCAGGCCTTCGTAAGGTAATCCGTCGCCGTCGGAATCACCCAATACGGCCGGTGCGAAATAGATCGGAAGACGGGGATCGTCATAGCCTTTGAGCACGCTCTCCATTGAGGAGCTCATTCGGAACTCTTTTCCCCAAAGCGTAATCAAATTGTATGGATTCTTTCTGGTTTTCGAGGTGGCTATCAAAGCATTGTCCCGAATATCCTCCATTACGCCGTCTGACACGGCCTTTTCGGCTTGTTCTTTGGCCAAAGCCGGCTCAACGTACTTGACTCGCAAGGCCATACGCAGTCGCAAAGTATTGGCGAAAGTTCTCCACCGGTCCACGTTTCCGGCGAAAATCTTGTCTTTGGCCCCTACCAAGCTGGTGGTTCCCGCATGCTGTTTCAATACGCTTGTGGCTTGGTCCAAGACCTGAAAAATATCCTTGTAGATGTCCTCTTGGCTATCATAACTCACCGAAAGCTCTCCGTTTCCGTACGATTTGTAGATAATCGGCCCGAACCAGTCCGTCATTCTCAGAAAAGAATACGAGCGCCATATTTCGCCTATAGCCTGCTCTACGGGGCGTTCCTGCTCTTTCGACTTGTCGACAAAGAGCTTTATCTGCGGGGCGCATTCCTCATAAAAAGATCTCCAGACGCCATCGAGCCAGCGGTCATTGAAATTGTGATTATCCGAAGGGAAATAGGTGGCCGATGTGGCGAAATACTGTGAGTATAAGTCCGAATGCAGGGAACTTCCCAGCTGAAACGGAACTGGCTGTCCAAAGTGGGCGCCATACTCGGCTCCCGCCAAAATAAAACCCAGATTGGATGGATCTACTTTATCGGCGGAGATTGTTTTGGGATTGGTGTTCAGCTCTCCGAAATCGTCCGTACAGGAAAAAGTAAGCGAAGACAGAAGTGCGAAAACACACAAGAGCCCAGTATATCTATTATTCATAGTCAGTGGATTTAAAAGCTGATGTTAAGGTTAAAGCCGTAGCTTCTGG
This Fulvitalea axinellae DNA region includes the following protein-coding sequences:
- a CDS encoding DUF7594 domain-containing protein, which produces MKKRITPLLLMVLMVSLLGQAFAQDQAPFQMPANGNEANVYSRHDFYHFSALAWDSQNRPYGFNANKEFGYIRTLRDGLWKNINYLDELSAQHPGATVTTAEPPSIGHANPRLCITSDNHLYLTLNYKVNGSTIWSLLYLDDLDSENFQVIPLNGYYLAHVEEFTGHNLKNGETPAVILNRGGQSFADLGWDPWKKYPWTVGGLTVIDVAIPYRNSDGTISLNTFTLSETAGAATVHSGGNGVMATIGDKTYLAYTRFDKDKVANNFYQGKNDTRNANQGYVVEITRPVNSTGTPVIKEKFLALQFPFDAIDGHSQGELILDTSNRLRYISGDHVHSDRYYRSVHAVTDPAFDLTNTSEWTYNGTVTPTGAQDFSYETAVIDNSGNMHVAYRQRASSLGIQRGLYYKSLPASSTNWPSGYGRQLLAPPAPYNTNAAYMILYHRVWIDKSGKVHFSSTFYEGDSGANGVYPRIAGFRGAGSGDGIWTESDRYRYLENIIGGKSVQKLSFSISDQELSSSPITLNATSDASGTTIEYELVDGPATLSGNQLTLNGQGSVTVKAKALGNAAFYSDEVTVTFQVADLPGIVPEADAFIRDGGSASTNYGTSTRLAVKKDGTGWNRKALLRFDLSGVSSTISKATLRMVPVNSGNTIGQTQIRAMAVADDTWSESGLTWANQPATGQELDSKTGSPAATEWDVTAFAEAQRTGDGKMSIMFESTVIGSESWIGYNSREATDTSLRPMLILSAGEEQNITAAKDSFVQDGGSANTNYGGGTGLIVKKDGLGYQREIFLQFDLSSTQGQIVEAKLKMATQATGSTAGSTNLEALFVGDDSWLENTINWNNRPAKGASLATSLGNAGTVEWDVTAQAEIERAGDGTLSISVRSNDVGSGNWLNFLSKEGGTAENAPTLVIRTGSGTVARTLSTVAEDLNTKQETSLAIYPNPASDKLTVKGDFEAEAQGIIYSQAGQRIRTIQLSDYTNTVDISGFGRGIYVIRIFQGSGARTFRFVKR
- a CDS encoding SusD/RagB family nutrient-binding outer membrane lipoprotein, producing the protein MNNRYTGLLCVFALLSSLTFSCTDDFGELNTNPKTISADKVDPSNLGFILAGAEYGAHFGQPVPFQLGSSLHSDLYSQYFATSATYFPSDNHNFNDRWLDGVWRSFYEECAPQIKLFVDKSKEQERPVEQAIGEIWRSYSFLRMTDWFGPIIYKSYGNGELSVSYDSQEDIYKDIFQVLDQATSVLKQHAGTTSLVGAKDKIFAGNVDRWRTFANTLRLRMALRVKYVEPALAKEQAEKAVSDGVMEDIRDNALIATSKTRKNPYNLITLWGKEFRMSSSMESVLKGYDDPRLPIYFAPAVLGDSDGDGLPYEGLRNGETEADKTNINFGDLCSTIGPRWLPNGPDTNPIQVMRTAEAYLLRAEGALEGWAMGGSVEELYNNGVRASLLEWEIGEDQISEYLKSTAKPVAPGDRHASAPLSDIPVAFMVGAEKTRQLEQIMTQKWLALFPDSWEAWAELRRTGYPKLYPRIYSMNPDVPADQIVRRIPYTSSEYDFNTGALNAALALPEMGAGDKGSTKLWWDKRP